A genome region from Erigeron canadensis isolate Cc75 chromosome 3, C_canadensis_v1, whole genome shotgun sequence includes the following:
- the LOC122591784 gene encoding disease resistance protein RPV1-like produces the protein MASPSTSSVEKRYTYDVFISFRGKDLRTGFVDHLFEAFRKKGIIVFKDDKDIEVGEKISDELPKAIKESKFYMVIFSKKFADSYWCLNELVEILKICQNPEEEEKRAFYPVFYDVKPSEVREQKGPVGEAFSVHSENEAAGRWREAMEKAANLEGWELTKTADGHEVQFIEKIIHNISQKPYFANFSVNKNLVGMTTRVEKLLLSLQVGFDDIRMLGITGLGGVGKTTLASVVFNRIANQFDGKSFVENVRERSKDPKGLHDMQQQVLTSVFGDRSIAVPSDFEGRNMMKRRMPNIKVLVVLDDVNDVKQLEALAEPSWFRPGSRIIITSRDRQVLVAHGVQSHNIHDVSTLSDADAIHLLSRYAFKTESPAHGYEELSKKVVSYAAGLPLTIKTLSSYLCDCPTNVWEDAIKRLETIPWGDTLNKLKISFDFLEEDQKEIFLYVTCLLKGQVKKRAIRILESLGFRAEFGLGILEQQSLITLCDGYDRYDYGSKVLDMHDHIEEMGMHIVRSMHPDKPQQRKLLWIRDEIEDIVKNDMGTEVIRGIKLSYSRLPPAKVLHSLRKMSGLCFLRVEWSSYETSRSNYSRRVYEYFTSKYHLPNSLQFLHWEGYPYRYLPKTFLGDKLVGMEMPNSSIRQLWKGGEKKVLPKLRLLDLRFSKLETLDSGGMLPNLEELVLRECKKLVEVNISDECSHLKKLDLYGCKALEKLTISKECLSRLKSLNLYDTKLHSLNLGLTPNLEVLSVEFCEDLEELVMPVECPMLTKLSLFRINKLRSFNLGLTPNLEALSVMNCEDLEELVMPVEYPMLRELSLIGIYKLRSFNLGLTPNLEVLSLSSCQKIFVPVELPRLRDLSVVSNHNQVEHYYGQFSYLLEKFKNTLEKLCLSFPNMNRLPVHDSIYMLKHHLRVLDLGFCRGLEKLPEDLDRLECLEELLLMGCKSLRSIPECICNMTRLKRLDLSWCFKLEKLPDEFRRLQSLELLKVMGIDDRLKNLPESISQLKHLKVKR, from the exons ATGGCATCGCCTTCAACTTCATCGGTTGAAAAGCGTTACACATATGACGTTTTTATAAGTTTCAGGGGTAAAGACTTACGTACAGGTTTTGTTGATCACCTTTTCGAAGCTTTTCGGAAAAAAGGCATTATTGTGTTCAAAGATGATAAAGACATCGAGGTCGGAGAAAAGATCAGTGACGAGCTCCCCAAAGCCATCAAAGAGTCCAAGTTTTACATGGTTATTTTCTCCAAGAAATTTGCAGATTCTTATTGGTGCTTAAACGAGCTTGTGGAGATCCTAAAAATATGCCAGAACCCGGAGGAGGAGGAAAAACGAGCTTTTTACCCAGTCTTCTATGATGTGAAACCTAGCGAAGTCCGTGAACAAAAGGGGCCGGTTGGAGAGGCATTTTCGGTACACTCAGAGAATGAGGCTGCTGGGAGATGGAGGGAAGCTATGGAAAAAGCAGCGAATCTGGAAGGATGGGAGTTGACCAAAACTGCTGACGG GCATGAAGTTCAATTCATCGAGAAAATTATTCACAACATTTCACAAAAGCCATATTTCGCCAATTTCAGTGTTAATAAAAACTTAGTGGGCATGACGACTCGGGTGGAGAAATTACTTTTAAGTTTACAGGTTGGCTTTGATGACATTCGGATGTTAGGAATCACCGGTCTGGGTGGTGTGGGGAAGACAACTTTGGCAAGTGTAGTTTTTAATCGGATAGCCAATCAGTTTGATGGTAAAAGCTTTGTTGAGAATGTTCGAGAACGCTCAAAAGATCCTAAGGGTTTGCATGATATGCAACAACAGGTCCTTACTTCTGTGTTCGGCGATCGAAGCATTGCTGTGCCAAGTGATTTTGAGGGGCGTAATATGATGAAAAGGAGGATGCCTAATATCAAAGTTCTTGTAGTTCTAGATGATGTGAATGATGTAAAGCAACTTGAGGCATTAGCAGAACCAAGTTGGTTTAGGCCAGGAAGTAGAATCATCATTACATCAAGAGATAGGCAAGTATTGGTTGCCCATGGAGTTCAGAGTCACAATATTCATGATGTTAGTACGTTATCGGATGCGGATGCAATTCATCTCCTTAGTAGGTATGCTTTTAAAACAGAGAGTCCAGCTCACGGTTATGAAGAGCTATCTAAAAAGGTTGTAAGCTATGCTGCTGGTCTTCCCTTAACCATCAAAACTTTAAGTTCGTATCTTTGTGATTGTCCAACGAATGTATGGGAAGATGCCATCAAAAGACTAGAAACGATTCCATGGGGTGATACCTTGAATAAATTGAAAATAAGCTTTGATTTTCTAGAGGAGGATCAGAAAGAGATATTCCTATATGTTACTTGCCTATTGAAAGGGCAGGTGAAGAAGAGAGCTATCAGAATACTAGAAAGTTTAGGATTTCGTGCTGAATTTGGTTTAGGGATTCTCGAGCAGCAATCCTTAATTACTCTTTGTGATGGTTATGATCGTTATGATTATGGTAGTAAGGTGTTGGACATGCATGATCATATAGAAGAAATGGGAATGCATATTGTTCGTAGTATGCATCCTGATAAGCCTCAGCAACGTAAGCTACTATGGATTAGAGATGAAATTGAAGATATAGTGAAAAATGACATG GGTACCGAAGTAATAAGAGGTATAAAATTGTCTTATTCGAGACTCCCTCCAGCTAAAGTTTTGCATAGTCTTAGAAAGATGAGTGGACTATGTTTCCTTCGCGTAGAGTGGTCAAGTTATGAAACATCTCGATCTAATTATAGCAGGCGGGTATATGAATATTTTACTTCCAAATACCACCTTCCAAACAGTTTACAATTTCTACATTGGGAAGGATACCCTTATAGGTATTTACCTAAAACATTTCTAGGAGATAAGCTTGTTGGGATGGAAATGCCCAATAGCTCTATCCGTCAACTCTGGAAAGGGGGAGAAAAAAAG GTTCTTCCCAAACTCAGGCTCCTTGACCTTCGTTTTTCTAAATTAGAAACCTTAGATTCTGGTGGGATGCTTCCAAATCTTGAAGAATTGGTTCTTCGTGAATGTAAAAAGTTGGTAGAAGTCAACATTTCTGATGAATGTTCGCATCTCAAGAAGCTAGACCTATACGGATGTAAAGCCTTAGAAAAACTCACCATTTCCAAAGAATGTCTTTCACGTCTGAAGTCCCTCAACCTTTACGATACTAAGTTACATAGCTTGAACCTTGGGCTGACCCCTAATCTGGAGGTGTTATCAGTTGAATTTTGTGAAGACTTGGAG GAACTCGTCATGCCTGTTGAATGTCCAATGCTCACTAAACTCTCCCTCTTTCGTATCAATAAGTTACGTAGCTTCAACCTTGGGCTGACCCCTAATCTGGAGGCGTTATCAGTTATGAATTGTGAAGACTTGGAGGAACTCGTCATGCCTGTTGAATATCCAATGCTCAGAGAGCTCTCCCTCATTGGTATTTATAAGTTACGTAGCTTCAACCTTGGGCTGACCCCTAATCTGGAAGTGTTATCACTGAGTAGCTGTCAAAAAATCTTTGTGCCTGTAGAACTTCCAAGGCTTAGAGACCTCTCCGTCGTTTCCAATCATAATCAGGTTGAACATTATTATGGGCAGTTTTCATATCTACTGGAGAAGTTTAAGAATACCCTGGAGAAGTTGTGTTTGTCGTTTCCAAACATGAATCGTCTTCCTGTACATGATAGCATTTATATGTTGAAGCATCATCTCAGAGTACTTGACCTTGGATTTTGTAGGGGCCTAGAGAAGTTACCCGAGGATCTGGATAGATTGGAGTGTTTAGAGGAGTTACTCCTAATGGGTTGTAAATCTTTACGGAGTATTCCTGAATGCATCTGTAACATGACTCGTTTGAAAAGATTGGATCTCTCCTGGTGCTTTAAGCTTGAGAAACTGCCTGATGAGTTTAGACGTTTACAAAGTTTGGAACTGTTAAAAGTCATGGGGATAGATGATAGGTTAAAGAATCTTCCAGAGAGCATTTCACAATTGAAACATCTTAAGGTCAAGAGATAG
- the LOC122591785 gene encoding TMV resistance protein N-like, with product MRFDLGLPHDFILTLLPEFPEYFQICNMDNNSMGSNNSMGSVVFGLELVSWRDNLATSVLQRKTMEESYGVKRQMPIKFPTNLPKGFDLEKKTLELTSQVGVDDVRMIGITGLGGVGKTTLASVVFDQIANQFDGKSFVQNVRECLQDSRGFQDMQKLILTSVFGDQSIDVPSDFEGRSMMKRRMPSIKVVVVNDVNDVKKLEALAEPSWFGPGSRIIITSRDKQVLEAHGVHNIHDVSTLSDEDAIRLLSRYAFKAENPAQGYEELSKEVLRYAAGLPLTIKTLSSSLRARSTVVWEDGIKRLKDIPWGDTLKILKISYDALEEDQKDIFLRVCCLLKGETEKKAIRILESLGFHAQIGLSVRRNP from the exons ATGCGTTTTGATCTTGGCTTGCCTCATGATTTTATCCTCACACTTCTTCCCGAATTTCCTGAGTATTTTCAGATTTGTAATATGGATAATAATTCAATGGGTTCTAATAATTCAATGGGCTCTGTAGTGTTCGGTCTAGAATTGGTCTCATGGAGAGATAATCTGGCAACCTCAGTGTTGCAGAGAAAAACAATGGAGGAAAGTTATGGTGTTAAAAGGCAAATGCCCATTAAGTTTCCAACAAATTTACCAAAAGGGTTTGATTTAGAAAAGAAA ACTTTAGAATTGACTTCACAAGTTGGCGTTGATGACGTTCGGATGATAGGAATCACGGGTCTGGGTGGTGTGGGGAAGACGACTCTTGCAAGTGTAGTTTTTGATCAGATAGCCAATCAATTTGATGGTAAAAGTTTTGTTCAGAATGTTAGAGAATGCTTACAAGACTCCAGGGGTTTCCAGGATATGCAAAAACTGATCCTTACTTCTGTGTTTGGGGATCAAAGCATTGACGTGCCAAGTGATTTTGAGGGGCGTAGTATGATGAAAAGGAGGATGCCTAGTATAAAAGTCGTAGTTGTAAATGATGTGAATGATGTAAAGAAACTTGAGGCGTTAGCAGAACCAAGTTGGTTTGGGCCAGGAAGTAGAATCATCATTACATCAAGAGATAAGCAAGTATTGGAAGCTCATGGAGTTCACAATATTCATGATGTTAGTACGTTATCAGATGAGGATGCAATTCGTCTCCTTAGTAGGTATGCTTTTAAAGCAGAGAATCCAGCTCAAGGTTATGAAGAGCTATCTAAAGAGGTTTTGCGCTATGCTGCTGGTCTTCCTTTAACCATCAAAACTTTAAGTTCATCCCTACGTGCTCGTTCCACAGTTGTATGGGAAGATGGCATAAAAAGACTAAAAGATATTCCATGGGGTGATACcttaaaaatattgaaaataagCTATGATGCTCTAGAGGAGGATCAGAAAGACATATTCCTACGTGTTTGTTGCCTATTGAAAGGTGAAACGGAGAAGAAAGCAATCAGAATACTAGAAAGTTTAGGATTTCATGCTCAGATTGGTTTAAGTGTTCGCAGAAATCCTTGA